A genomic stretch from Hemicordylus capensis ecotype Gifberg chromosome 5, rHemCap1.1.pri, whole genome shotgun sequence includes:
- the LOC128327471 gene encoding olfactory receptor 5V1-like, which translates to MDVRNQTRVAEFIFLGFSGVPHGQIYLFLAFLAIYMVTVIGNSVIFTLIQLDSHLHSPMYFFLSHLSCLDICYSSVTVPKILVNFMCQQHTISYHQCMAQMFFLITFAGSEGALLAVMAYDRYTAICQPLHYSQLMSSQVCVPLAMASWIWGLLNSALHTTLATNLSFCGANQIHHIFCDVPPLLKIACSDTYINEVALHAATVFVGVSPFMLVLISYIYILATILRSNSKTGRRKAFSTCASHLIVVILYFGMANLNYNRPSSGYSLEIDTLVSTLYCIITPMLNPLIYSLRNKEVKGALWKVLGVGVKKYTSPIRQ; encoded by the coding sequence ATGGATGTCAGGAATCAGACACGGGTGGCAGAGTTCATTTTCCTGGGATTCTCAGGGGTTCCACATGGCCAAATCTATCTCTTCTTGGCATTCCTAGCCATCTACATGGTTACTGTCATTGGGAACTCTGTGATCTTCACCCTGATCCAGCTGGATTCCCACCTTCACAGCCCCATGTACTTTTTCCTCAGCCATCTGTCCTGCCTGGACATCTGCTACTCCTCCGTCACTGTCCCGAAGATCCTGGTGAACTTCATGTGCCAGCAACACACCATTTCTTACCACCAGTGCATGGCACAGATGTTCTTCTTGATTACCTTTGCAGGCTCTGAGGGTGCGCTCTTGGCCGTCATGGCCTACGATCGCTACACAGCCATCTGCCAACCGCTGCACTATAGCCAGCTCATGAGCAGCCAGGTGTGTGTCCCTCTGGCCATGGCTTCGTGGATCTGGGGCCTTCTGAACTCTGCCCTCCACACCACCCTGGCCACCAACTTGTCCTTCTGTGGAGCCAATCAGATTCATCACATCTTCTGCGATGTCCCGCCACTCCTGAAAATCGCCTGCAGTGACACTTACATCAACGAAGTGGCTCTTCACGCCGCGACTGTTTTTGTGGGTGTGAGCCCATTCATGCTTGTGCTAATCTCATACATCTACATCCTGGCCACCATCTTGCGCAGCAACTCCAAAACTGGTAGGCGTAAGGCCTTTTCCACCTGTGCCTCCCACCTGATTGTGGTCATCCTCTACTTTGGGATGGCCAACCTGAACTACAACCGTCCCAGCTCCGGCTACTCCTTGGAGATAGACACCCTGGTTTCCACCCTGTATTGCATCATCACCCCCATGCTGAACCCCCTCATCTACAGCCTCCGCAACAAGGAGGTGAAGGGAGCCCTGTGgaaggtgctgggggtgggggtgaagaaaTACACTTCGCCAATCAGGCAGTGA
- the LOC128327472 gene encoding olfactory receptor 1F1-like, whose protein sequence is MDVRNQTRVAEFIFLGFSGVPHGQFYLFLAFLAIYMVTVIGNSVIFTLIQLDSHLHSPMYFFLSHLSCLDICYSSVTVPKILANFLRQRHTISYHQCMAQMFFLMTFAGSENVLLAVMAYDRYVAICQPLHYSQLMSSQVRVPLAVASWIWGLLNSVLHTALATNLSFCGANQIHHIFCDVPPLLKIACSDTYINEVALHAATVFVGVSPFMLVLISYIYILAAILRINSNTGRHKAFSTCASHLIVVILYFGLANLNYNRPSSGYSLEMDTMVSTLYCIITPMLNPLIYSLRNKEVKGALWKVLGGQRKKYTSPVRQ, encoded by the coding sequence ATGGATGTCAGGAATCAGACACGGGTGGCAGAGTTCATTTTCCTGGGATTCTCAGGGGTTCCACATGGCCAATTCTATCTCTTCTTGGCATTCCTAGCCATCTACATGGTTACTGTCATTGGGAACTCTGTGATCTTCACCCTGATCCAACTGGATTCCCACCTTCACAGCCCCATGTACTTTTTCCTCAGCCATCTGTCCTGCCTGGACATCTGCTACTCCTCCGTCACTGTCCCGAAGATCCTGGCGAACTTCTTGCGCCAGCGGCACACCATTTCTTACCACCAGTGCATGGCACAGATGTTCTTCTTGATGACCTTTGCAGGCTCTGAGAATGTGCTCTTGGCCGTCATGGCCTACGATCGCTACGTGGCCATCTGCCAACCGCTGCACTATAGCCAACTCATGAGCAGCCAGGTGCGTGTCCCTCTGGCTGTGGCTTCGTGGATCTGGGGCCTTCTGAACTCTGTCCTCCACACCGCCCTGGCCACCAACTTGTCCTTCTGTGGAGCCAACCAGATTCACCACATCTTCTGCGATGTCCCGCCGCTCCTGAAAATCGCCTGCAGCGACACTTACATCAACGAGGTGGCCCTTCACGCCGCGACTGTTTTTGTGGGCGTGAGCCCATTCATGCTTGTGCTCATCTCATACATCTACATCCTGGCCGCCATCTTGCGCATCAACTCCAACACTGGTAGGCATAAGGCCTTTTCCACCTGTGCCTCCCACCTGATTGTGGTCATCCTCTACTTTGGGCTGGCCAACCTGAACTACAACCGTCCCAGCTCTGGCTACTCCTTGGAGATGGACACCATGGTCTCCACCCTGTATTGCATCATCACCCCCATGCTGAACCCCCTCATCTACAGCCTCCGCAACAAGGAGGTGAAGGGAGCCCTGTGGAAGGTGCTGGGGGGGCAGAGGAAGAAATACACTTCGCCAGTCAGGCAGTGA